A genomic region of Mesorhizobium sp. NZP2077 contains the following coding sequences:
- a CDS encoding ABC transporter ATP-binding protein: MAFLEIDGLKKRFGNVEILKGIDVELEKGGFLVLVGPSGCGKSTLLNTIAGLEQITEGEIRVDGRAINDLHPSKRDIAMVFQSYALYPNMTVAGNISFGMEMRGVPADERQKAIDKVAKVLQIGHLLQRKPSQLSGGQRQRVAMGRALVRDPKLFLFDEPLSNLDAKLRVDMRIEIKRLHATTGTTIVYVTHDQIEAMTLATKIAVMRDGEVQQFGTPAEIYNNPTNLFVADFMGSPAMNLIPATIATSGNALSVVLQREAREPITLPMANAPAGLSAFQGKPIIFGVRPEALTDPEGAERNASNIATAELHIEVVEPAGSDTFAVTNLGGKGVVARLRADANIQPGTSTPLAFNLTKAVFFDPATENRIR; the protein is encoded by the coding sequence ATGGCTTTTCTGGAAATTGACGGGCTGAAGAAGCGCTTCGGGAATGTTGAGATCCTGAAGGGCATCGATGTCGAGCTCGAAAAGGGCGGCTTCCTGGTCCTGGTCGGCCCGTCCGGCTGCGGCAAGTCCACTTTGCTCAACACCATCGCCGGGCTCGAGCAGATCACCGAGGGCGAGATCCGCGTCGACGGCCGCGCCATCAACGATCTGCACCCTTCGAAGCGCGACATCGCCATGGTGTTCCAGAGCTACGCGCTCTATCCGAACATGACGGTGGCCGGGAACATCTCCTTCGGCATGGAGATGCGCGGCGTGCCGGCCGACGAGCGCCAGAAGGCGATCGACAAGGTGGCCAAGGTGCTGCAGATCGGCCACCTCCTGCAGCGCAAGCCAAGCCAGCTTTCCGGCGGCCAGCGCCAGCGCGTCGCCATGGGCCGGGCGCTGGTGCGAGACCCCAAACTGTTCCTGTTCGACGAGCCGCTGTCCAACCTCGACGCCAAGCTGCGCGTCGACATGCGCATCGAGATCAAGCGCCTGCATGCCACCACCGGCACCACCATTGTCTATGTCACCCACGACCAGATCGAGGCGATGACGCTAGCGACCAAGATCGCCGTCATGCGTGATGGCGAGGTGCAGCAGTTCGGCACCCCGGCCGAAATCTACAACAACCCCACCAACCTGTTCGTCGCCGACTTCATGGGCTCACCGGCGATGAACCTGATCCCGGCGACCATCGCCACCTCGGGCAATGCGCTGTCCGTCGTGCTGCAGCGCGAGGCGCGCGAGCCGATCACGCTGCCGATGGCCAATGCCCCGGCGGGTCTCTCGGCATTCCAGGGCAAGCCGATCATCTTCGGCGTGCGACCGGAAGCGCTGACCGATCCGGAAGGCGCTGAACGCAACGCCTCGAACATCGCCACCGCCGAACTGCACATCGAGGTCGTCGAGCCGGCTGGCTCCGACACCTTCGCCGTCACCAATCTCGGCGGCAAGGGCGTTGTCGCACGGCTGCGCGCCGATGCCAACATCCAGCCGGGCACCAGCACGCCGCTCGCCTTCAACCTGACCAAGGCGGTGTTCTTCGATCCGGCGACCGAGAACCGCATCCGCTGA
- a CDS encoding sugar ABC transporter permease: MSSVATTQIKLTPERPRASVRSRLQDALPKIVLAPSFAITIVFVYGFILWTIYLSFTNSKTFPSYVITGSRAYQRLWGWTFDTDPPSSWYTSITNMGIFGFLYIAICLALGLFLAILLDQKIRGEGVLRPIYLYPMALSFIVTGVAWKWFLDPGLGLEQTLHQWGWTSFHFDWIKNKDFVIYTVVIAGVWQASGFIMAMFLAGLRGIDGEIMKAAQIDGATTFQLYRRIVIPLLRPIFLSAFIVLAHLAIKSYDLVVALTSGGPGGSAWLPSNFMYEYTFKRNEMAVGSASAVIMLMTIVAIIVPYLYSELREKPR, from the coding sequence ATGAGCAGTGTAGCGACAACACAGATCAAGCTGACGCCGGAGCGGCCGCGCGCCTCGGTGCGCTCGCGCCTGCAGGACGCCTTGCCGAAGATCGTGCTGGCGCCGAGCTTCGCCATCACCATCGTCTTCGTCTACGGCTTCATCCTGTGGACGATCTATCTGTCCTTCACCAATTCCAAGACCTTCCCGTCCTACGTCATCACCGGCTCGCGCGCCTATCAGCGGCTGTGGGGCTGGACCTTCGACACCGACCCGCCATCGAGCTGGTATACGTCGATCACCAATATGGGCATTTTCGGCTTTCTCTACATCGCCATATGCCTGGCGCTCGGCCTGTTCCTGGCCATCCTGCTCGACCAGAAGATCCGTGGCGAAGGCGTGTTGCGCCCCATCTACCTCTACCCAATGGCGCTGTCCTTCATCGTCACCGGTGTCGCCTGGAAATGGTTCCTCGACCCCGGTCTCGGCCTCGAACAGACCCTGCACCAATGGGGCTGGACGAGCTTCCATTTCGACTGGATCAAGAACAAGGATTTCGTCATCTACACGGTGGTCATCGCCGGCGTCTGGCAGGCCTCCGGCTTCATCATGGCGATGTTCCTGGCCGGCCTGCGCGGCATTGACGGCGAGATCATGAAGGCAGCGCAGATCGATGGCGCCACCACCTTCCAGCTCTATCGCCGCATCGTCATTCCGCTGCTGCGGCCGATCTTCCTGTCGGCCTTCATCGTGCTCGCGCACCTCGCCATCAAGTCGTACGATCTGGTGGTCGCGCTGACCTCCGGCGGCCCCGGCGGCTCGGCCTGGCTGCCGTCCAACTTCATGTATGAGTATACCTTCAAGCGCAACGAAATGGCGGTCGGCTCGGCAAGTGCCGTGATCATGCTGATGACCATCGTCGCCATCATCGTGCCCTACCTCTATTCGGAACTGCGGGAGAAGCCGCGATGA
- a CDS encoding ABC transporter substrate-binding protein, whose amino-acid sequence MLRKLLIGTALATSFVFSAHAADVKEVQMLHWWTSGGEAAALNVLKGDLAKEGYAWKDVPVAGGGGDAAMTALKAMVAAGNYPTASQMLGYTVLDYAAAGVMGDLTETAKKEGWDKSVPAALQKFSVYEGKWVAAPVNVHSVNWLWINKAVMDKIGGTEPKTFDDFVALLDKAKAAGVIPLALGGQNWQEATMFDSVVLSTGGPEFYKKAFNDLDDASLKSDTMKKSFDNLAKLVTYVDPNFSGRDWNLATAMVIKGDALVQVMGDWAKGEFHAAKKTPGTDFLCYRFPGTDGSVIYNSDMFGMFNVPDDRKAAQIALATATLSKSFQSAFNVVKGSVPARTDVPDTDFDACGKKGIADLKAANDGGTLFGSLAQGYGAPPAVANAYKDVVSKFVHGQIKTSDEAVTELVKAIDDAK is encoded by the coding sequence ATGTTGCGCAAACTGCTTATCGGAACGGCTCTTGCGACGAGCTTTGTATTCTCGGCGCATGCCGCGGACGTCAAGGAAGTGCAGATGCTGCATTGGTGGACGTCGGGCGGCGAAGCGGCTGCCCTCAACGTTCTCAAGGGCGACCTGGCCAAGGAAGGCTATGCCTGGAAGGACGTTCCTGTTGCCGGCGGTGGCGGCGACGCTGCCATGACCGCGCTGAAGGCGATGGTCGCGGCCGGCAACTACCCGACCGCCTCGCAGATGCTCGGCTACACAGTGCTCGACTATGCCGCGGCAGGCGTGATGGGCGACCTGACCGAGACGGCCAAGAAGGAAGGCTGGGACAAGTCGGTTCCGGCGGCTCTGCAGAAGTTCTCGGTCTATGAAGGCAAGTGGGTCGCGGCTCCGGTCAACGTCCACTCGGTCAACTGGCTGTGGATCAACAAGGCCGTCATGGACAAGATCGGCGGCACCGAGCCGAAGACCTTCGACGACTTCGTTGCCCTGCTCGACAAGGCCAAGGCGGCGGGCGTGATCCCGCTCGCTCTCGGCGGCCAGAACTGGCAGGAAGCCACCATGTTCGATTCGGTCGTGCTGTCGACCGGCGGACCTGAGTTCTACAAGAAGGCCTTCAACGACCTCGACGACGCCTCGCTCAAGTCCGACACGATGAAGAAGTCGTTCGACAATTTGGCCAAGCTCGTCACCTATGTCGACCCGAACTTCTCGGGCCGCGACTGGAACCTTGCCACCGCCATGGTCATCAAGGGCGACGCCCTGGTGCAGGTCATGGGTGACTGGGCCAAGGGTGAGTTCCACGCCGCCAAGAAGACCCCGGGCACGGACTTCCTGTGCTATCGCTTCCCGGGCACCGACGGCTCGGTGATCTACAACTCCGACATGTTCGGCATGTTCAACGTTCCGGACGACCGCAAGGCCGCTCAGATCGCACTGGCCACCGCTACTCTGTCGAAGAGCTTCCAGTCGGCCTTCAACGTCGTCAAGGGTTCGGTTCCGGCCCGCACCGACGTTCCGGACACCGACTTCGACGCTTGCGGCAAGAAGGGCATCGCCGACCTGAAGGCAGCCAATGACGGCGGCACGCTGTTCGGCTCTCTGGCCCAGGGCTATGGCGCGCCTCCGGCGGTCGCCAATGCCTACAAGGATGTCGTCTCCAAGTTCGTCCATGGTCAGATCAAGACCTCGGACGAAGCCGTGACCGAACTGGTCAAGGCCATCGACGACGCCAAGTAA
- a CDS encoding aldehyde dehydrogenase family protein has translation MNAPLKIAMPAEASAAPKTYRLLIDGKHVDARDGRTLARKSPGHGFTVSRYAQAGEAEVEAAMQAAHKAFETGPWPRMKASERAAILLKTADLIETRLEDIARLDALESGKPIAQARGEIGGAVDIWRYAASLARTLHGESYANLGDAMLGVVVREPIGVVSIITPWNFPFLIVSQKLPFALAAGCTAVVKPSEMTSASTFVLGDILLEAGLPAGVVNILAGLGADVGAPMVSHPLVEMVSFTGSTRVGKMTMAAASNSLKKVSMELGGKNGQIVFPDADLEAAADAAVFGGFFNAGECCNAGSRLIVHEAIAEDFLAAVKALTAKVTVGDPLDDRTKVGAMISSDHLAKVTGYVAAAADEGSNVFSGGKQLASNAGQYLDPTIIRGVTEDMAIAREEVFGPVLSVLTFETIEKALHIANNTPYGLSAGVWSASIDTCMSVARGVRSGTVWVNTFMEGYPELPFGGYKQSGLGRELGKRAVEDYTEEKTIQFHRGQRTGWWVG, from the coding sequence ATGAACGCCCCCCTCAAAATCGCCATGCCCGCCGAAGCGTCAGCCGCGCCGAAAACCTACCGGCTGCTGATCGACGGCAAGCATGTCGATGCCCGCGATGGCCGCACGCTCGCGCGCAAGAGCCCCGGCCATGGCTTCACTGTTTCGCGCTATGCGCAGGCCGGCGAGGCCGAGGTGGAAGCGGCGATGCAGGCCGCGCATAAAGCGTTCGAGACCGGCCCGTGGCCGCGTATGAAAGCCTCCGAACGCGCCGCGATCCTGCTCAAGACGGCCGACCTGATCGAGACGCGGCTGGAAGACATCGCCCGGCTCGACGCGCTGGAATCCGGCAAGCCGATCGCCCAGGCGCGCGGCGAGATCGGCGGCGCCGTCGACATCTGGCGCTATGCGGCATCGCTTGCCCGCACGCTGCATGGCGAGAGCTACGCCAATCTCGGCGACGCTATGCTGGGCGTGGTCGTGCGCGAGCCGATCGGCGTCGTCTCGATCATCACGCCATGGAATTTCCCGTTCCTCATCGTCAGCCAGAAACTGCCTTTCGCGCTCGCCGCCGGCTGCACGGCGGTGGTCAAGCCGAGCGAGATGACATCCGCCTCGACCTTTGTCCTTGGCGACATTCTGCTGGAGGCCGGCCTGCCTGCCGGCGTCGTCAACATCCTTGCCGGTCTTGGCGCCGATGTCGGCGCGCCGATGGTCAGCCACCCCTTGGTCGAGATGGTCTCGTTCACCGGCTCCACGCGGGTCGGCAAGATGACCATGGCAGCGGCGTCGAATTCGCTCAAAAAAGTCTCGATGGAACTCGGCGGCAAGAACGGCCAGATCGTCTTCCCCGATGCCGATCTCGAAGCAGCCGCCGACGCGGCGGTGTTCGGCGGCTTTTTCAATGCCGGCGAATGCTGCAATGCCGGCAGCCGGCTGATCGTGCACGAGGCGATCGCCGAAGATTTCCTGGCCGCCGTCAAGGCGCTCACCGCCAAGGTAACCGTTGGCGATCCTCTGGATGATCGAACCAAGGTCGGCGCGATGATCTCGTCCGACCATCTGGCAAAGGTGACCGGTTACGTCGCGGCAGCTGCGGACGAAGGCAGCAACGTCTTCAGCGGCGGCAAGCAACTGGCCTCCAATGCCGGCCAATATCTCGACCCGACCATCATCCGCGGCGTCACCGAGGATATGGCTATCGCACGCGAGGAAGTGTTCGGGCCGGTGCTCTCCGTGCTGACTTTTGAAACGATTGAAAAGGCGTTGCACATCGCCAACAACACGCCCTATGGTCTGTCCGCAGGCGTGTGGAGCGCCAGCATCGACACGTGCATGTCGGTGGCGCGTGGGGTGCGTTCGGGGACGGTTTGGGTGAACACATTCATGGAAGGTTATCCCGAGCTGCCTTTCGGAGGCTACAAGCAGTCCGGTCTCGGACGCGAACTCGGCAAACGCGCCGTCGAGGACTATACCGAGGAAAAGACAATCCAGTTTCATCGCGGCCAGCGCACCGGATGGTGGGTCGGCTGA
- a CDS encoding carbohydrate ABC transporter permease, with product MSTVATPARQASSGINTKIVNRVVIYGLLALFALFYLMPLFVMLVTSFKTMDEIQNGNMLALPKAPTFDPWVKAWGETCVGLTCAGIKGYFWNSIKMVVPAVLISTMLGALNGYVLTKWRFRGATLVFGLMLFACFIPFQSVLLPMATILGSLGRFGVTLQNSVGTSFGLGNPTVNLVFVHVVYGIGFTTLFFRNYYEAFPTELIKAAQVDGASFFQIFRRIMLPNSMPIFVVTVIYQFTNIWNDFLFASAYAGTGDAMPMTVALNNVVNTSTGVVEYNVNMAAAMIAALPTLIVYVVAGRYFVRGLMAGAVKG from the coding sequence ATGAGCACCGTCGCCACCCCTGCCCGCCAGGCCTCAAGCGGCATCAACACCAAGATCGTCAACCGCGTCGTCATCTACGGGCTCTTGGCGCTGTTTGCGCTGTTCTACCTGATGCCGCTCTTCGTCATGCTGGTCACCTCGTTCAAGACCATGGACGAGATTCAGAACGGCAACATGCTGGCGCTGCCCAAGGCGCCGACCTTCGACCCGTGGGTCAAGGCCTGGGGCGAGACCTGCGTCGGCCTCACCTGCGCCGGCATCAAGGGCTATTTCTGGAACTCCATCAAGATGGTGGTTCCGGCCGTGCTGATCTCGACCATGCTCGGCGCGCTCAACGGCTACGTGCTGACCAAATGGCGCTTTCGCGGCGCGACACTGGTCTTCGGGCTGATGCTGTTCGCCTGCTTCATTCCGTTCCAGTCGGTGCTGCTGCCGATGGCGACCATCCTCGGCAGCCTCGGCCGGTTCGGCGTGACCTTGCAGAACTCAGTCGGCACCAGCTTCGGCCTCGGCAATCCGACGGTCAATCTGGTCTTCGTCCATGTCGTCTACGGCATCGGCTTCACCACGCTGTTCTTCCGCAACTATTACGAGGCGTTCCCAACCGAGCTGATCAAGGCCGCACAGGTCGACGGCGCCTCCTTCTTCCAGATCTTCCGCCGCATCATGCTGCCGAACTCGATGCCGATCTTCGTCGTCACCGTGATCTACCAGTTCACCAACATCTGGAACGACTTCCTGTTCGCCTCGGCTTACGCCGGCACCGGTGACGCCATGCCGATGACTGTGGCGCTCAACAACGTCGTCAACACCTCGACCGGCGTCGTCGAATACAACGTCAACATGGCGGCCGCGATGATCGCGGCTCTACCCACCCTGATCGTCTATGTCGTCGCCGGCCGCTATTTCGTGCGCGGGCTGATGGCGGGCGCGGTCAAGGGCTGA
- a CDS encoding enoyl-CoA hydratase/isomerase family protein produces MAERLVTLEQDGAIGIVTLRRPEKFNALDIPMLRALEAALDEAELAEGVRVVLVRGEGKGFCAGGDVEAWAQMGAADFQVQWVRYGHRVFDRLARLRQPTIAVLSGHALGGGLELAVACDFRVAEAHVKLGLPETSIGVVPGWSGTQRAVRRFGAQTVRRMALGGEVFLAAQALVLGIVDRVIETGGGLAEAKAWAEKIAERGPLATEAAKLMIAVAEGEESAAATEALASGFIALTGDLKAGVTAFKTKQKPAFSRS; encoded by the coding sequence ATGGCTGAGCGCCTCGTCACCTTGGAGCAGGACGGCGCCATCGGCATCGTCACCTTGCGACGGCCGGAAAAGTTCAACGCCCTTGATATTCCGATGCTGCGCGCTCTCGAAGCCGCGCTCGACGAAGCGGAACTGGCCGAAGGCGTGCGTGTCGTGCTGGTCCGCGGCGAAGGCAAGGGCTTTTGTGCCGGCGGCGATGTCGAAGCGTGGGCGCAAATGGGCGCCGCCGACTTCCAGGTGCAATGGGTGCGCTACGGCCATCGCGTCTTCGACCGGCTGGCGCGGCTCAGGCAACCGACCATCGCCGTGCTCTCCGGTCATGCGCTGGGTGGCGGGCTGGAACTGGCCGTCGCCTGCGATTTCCGCGTCGCGGAGGCGCATGTGAAATTGGGCTTGCCCGAAACCTCGATCGGCGTCGTGCCCGGCTGGTCCGGCACGCAGCGCGCCGTACGTCGCTTCGGCGCGCAGACCGTGCGCCGCATGGCGCTGGGTGGTGAAGTTTTCCTGGCGGCCCAGGCTCTCGTTTTGGGCATCGTCGACAGAGTTATCGAAACCGGCGGTGGGTTAGCCGAAGCCAAAGCTTGGGCCGAAAAGATCGCCGAGCGCGGCCCGCTGGCGACGGAAGCGGCCAAGCTGATGATCGCGGTGGCCGAAGGCGAGGAAAGTGCCGCCGCGACCGAAGCACTGGCCAGCGGCTTCATCGCGCTCACCGGCGATCTCAAGGCTGGCGTGACTGCTTTCAAGACCAAGCAGAAACCCGCATTTTCAAGAAGCTAG